In Carya illinoinensis cultivar Pawnee chromosome 9, C.illinoinensisPawnee_v1, whole genome shotgun sequence, the following are encoded in one genomic region:
- the LOC122275690 gene encoding protein STICHEL-like 3 — MTRAVRDRILKDANGDISDHLRNHVHLTNCIHLKNHMHKHSPILADRSVMRDLVVLQRSRSLRDPSASPPSWHSPSIVDLLQNKGENDMLREGRSSIGIEPRRKARRVLGSTQPSASLATSKVALGEVGGVNDGIAAVSEHSNKSGVGNSRRVGREESTRKSYRSDILGGNEEPPLDQGGNDLTHDVVLGNFESKGRRSKQRGKHIGNVPLKTLSEQLNDVQMDSDDVVSSNIRLRGEHSRPEKPVGEPQTSIPGYCSGLSRVKRRKFRGARRTRATTASRDIGAQNELSVASNTLAQGSSHPKSYMEEREDELVDTNVTRAPRNGCGIPWNWSIIHHRGKNILDMAGRSFSCGLSDSRLKKGGSTAHGREMSDMPMPSDYSTSSTRSAAEAVPLLIEASGSQESTERAGWIRDYSGELGIFSDNLYKHDTDSDLVSEARSRAQRKLRGYRNSQHKSLTQKYMPRTFRDLVGQNLVAQALSNAVTKRKVGLLYVFYGPHGTGKTSCARIFARALNCQSSEHPKPCGLCNSCIAHDMGRSRNIREVGPVGNFDFERIMDLLDNMIVSQLPSQYRVFIFDDCDTLSPDCWSAISKVIDRAPRRVVFVLVSSSLDVLPHIIISRCQKFFFPKLKDADIIYTLQWIATKEYLEIDKDALKLIASRSDGSLRDAEMTLEQLSLLGQRISVPLVQELVGLISDEKLVDLLDLALSADTVNTVKNLRVIMETGVEPLALMSQLATVITDILAGSYDFKKERFRRKFFRRQPLSKEDMEKLRQALKTLSEAEKQLRMSNDKLTWLTAAMLQLAPDQQYMLPTSADTSFNHSPMALDNVGGRDSTRRMGEFSEMSTKGRGLSTNVRVENFHAGSSADTYQNGTLQGISLDRKRYVGTGMAHQQTSAHAADMTGITGRQISGKSHGGIEDIWLEVLEKIQINGVKEFLYQEGKLISVSFGAAPTVQMMFSSHQAKSRAEKHRRHILEAFENVLGSRVTIEMRCELNKDSGSGVHVPLMLPASKGGPSQIRDINGVSTQAQLLQSDNPQMGRSEIVEVATSPREPRDNEHTDNHAVSGKRGSGASWVGERPASSMKSTMDSLPQRRKIGEQIQSQSLVRSKVSLAHVLQQAEGCTQRNGWSKRRAVSIAEKLEQENLRLEPRSRSLLCWRATRVTRRKLSRLKIRTRKPHSLLKLVSCGKCLSTKSPR, encoded by the exons ATGACCAGAGCTGTCCGCGATAGGATTCTTAAGGATGCAAATGGTGATATTAGTGATCATCTACGCAACCACGTCCATTTGACGAATTGTATTCACTTAAAGAACCATATGCATAAGCATAGCCCCATATTAGCTGATAGGTCCGTTATGAGGGACCTTGTAGTCCTTCAGAGGTCAAGATCTCTCAGGGACCCTTCTGCAAGTCCTCCCTCATGGCATTCACCTTCCATTGTTGATCTACTCCAAAATAAGGGTGAAAATGACATGCTTCGGGAGGGGAGAAGTTCTATAGGCATTGAGCCTCGGAGGAAAGCTAGGAGAGTGTTGGGAAGCACACAACCCTCAGCAAGTTTAGCCACATCAAAAGTTGCTCTTGGTGAGGTTGGTGGGGTTAATGATGGCATAGCGGCAGTCAGTGAACATAGTAACAAGAGTGGAGTTGGGAACAGTAGAAGAGTTGGGAGAGAGGAATCTACCCGGAAGAGTTATAGGAGTGATATTTTGGGTGGCAATGAGGAGCCTCCACTTGATCAAGGTGGTAATGATTTGACTCATGATGTTGTGTTGGGGAACTTTGAATCTAAAGGTAGAAGGAGTAAACAAAGGGGAAAGCATATTGGAAATGTTCCATTAAAGACCCTTTCTGAGCAGTTGAATGACGTTCAAATGGATAGTGATGATGTAGTGTCTTCTAACATCCGTCTTCGTGGAGAACATTCACGACCAGAAAAACCCGTTGGGGAGCCACAAACCAGCATTCCTGGGTACTGCAGTGGGTTAAGTAGAGTTAAAAGGCGCAAGTTTCGTGGCGCTAGAAGAACTCGAGCTACTACAGCTTCAAGAGATATTGGAGCTCAGAATGAGTTGTCTGTGGCATCTAATACGTTAGCTCAGGGATCAAGCCATCCCAAGTCTTACATGGAAGAGAGGGAAGACGAATTGGTTGATACAAATGTCACTAGGGCTCCAAGAAATGGGTGTGGGATTCCTTGGAATTGGTCAATAATTCATCACAGAGGTAAAAATATTCTTGACATGGCTGGAAGAAGTTTTTCTTGTGGTTTGTCAGACTCAAGGTTAAAGAAAGGAGGTTCAACTGCCCATGGGAGAGAAATGTCTGACATGCCAATGCCATCAGACTACTCAACCTCATCCACAAGATCTGCTGCAGAGGCAGTACCTCTGCTAATCGAGGCATCTGGATCCCAGGAAAGCACTGAACGTGCTGGTTGGATCCGTGACTATTCTGGAGAACTTGGAATTTTTTCTGATAATTTATACAAGCATGATACTGATTCTGACCTTGTCTCTGAAGCTCGATCTCGTGCTCAACGAAAATTGAGAGGCTATCGCAACAGTCAACACAAGAGCCTGACACAAAAGTACATGCCGAGAACCTTCAGGGATCTGGTGGGACAGAATTTGGTTGCACAAGCTCTTTCAAATGCTGTCACGAAAAGGAAGGTTGGGTTGCTATATGTGTTTTATGGACCTCATGGCACTGGTAAAACTTCCTGTGCCCGCATATTTGCTAGAGCTTTGAATTGTCAGTCTTCAGAACATCCTAAACCTTGTGGACTTTGCAATTCATGCATTGCACATGACATGGGTAGGAGTAGAAACATAAGGGAAGTTGGTCCAGTCGGTAATTTTGACTTTGAGAGGATTATGGATTTATTGGACAATATGATTGTTTCCCAGCTGCCATCACAGTATAGAGTTTTTATCTTTGATGACTGTGATACTTTGTCCCCTGATTGCTGGAGTGCCATATCAAAGGTCATTGATCGAGCTCCCAGACGTGTGGTTTTTGTCCTCGTCAGTTCAAGTCTTGATGTTTTGCCTCATATAATCATATCCAGATGCCAGAAATTCTTTTTCCCAAAGTTGAAGGATGCAGATATTATCTATACTTTGCAGTGGATTGCCACCAAAGAATATTTGGAAATTGATAAGGATGCACTAAAACTCATCGCATCAAGATCTGATGGATCATTGAGGGATGCTGAGATGACACTTGAGCAATTGAGTTTGCTTGGGCAGAGAATATCTGTTCCTCTGGTTCAGGAACTG GTTGGGCTTATCTCAGATGAGAAATTGGTTGATCTTCTTGATTTAGCACTATCGGCTGACACAGTTAATACAGTGAAGAATTTGAGAGTAATAATGGAAACTGGTGTGGAGCCATTAGCTTTGATGTCACAGCTTGCTACAGTTATTACTGATATACTTGCTGGTAGTTACGACTTCAAGAAGGAAAGGTTTAGAAGGAAGTTCTTTCGGCGACAACCCT TATCCAAAGAAGATATGGAAAAGCTGCGCCAAGCTTTGAAAACTCTATCTGAGGCTGAAAAACAGCTAAGGATGTCAAATGACAAATTAACATGGCTAACAGCTGCAATGCTTCAACTTGCTCCTGATCAGCAGTACATGCTACCTACTTCTGCAGACACTAGTTTTAATCACAGTCCCATGGCCCTGGATAATGTGGGTGGAAGAGATTCAACCAGGAGAATGGGTGAGTTTTCCGAGATGTCCACTAAGGGGAGAGGCTTGTCAACAAATGTGAGGGTAGAAAATTTCCATGCTGGAAGTTCTGCTGATACCTATCAAAATGGTACGCTTCAGGGTATTAGTTTAGACAGAAAAAGATATGTTGGGACTGGTATGGCTCATCAACAGACATCTGCACATGCCGCTGACATGACTGGGATAACTGGCAGGCAGATTTCTGGTAAAAGCCACGGAGGAATTGAAGACATCTGGTTGGAGGTGCTTGAAAAAATACAAATCAATGGTGTAAAGGAGTTTTTGTATCAAGAAGGGAAGCTGATCTCAGTCAGTTTTGGTGCAG CCCCTACTGTGCAGATGATGTTCAGTTCACACCAGGCAAAATCTAGGGCAGAGAAACATAGGCGGCACATCTTAGAAGCATTTGAGAATGTTCTTGGGTCCCGAGTGACAATTGAAATGAGATGTGAATTAAACAAAGATTCAGGATCAGGTGTGCATGTGCCTCTTATGTTGCCAGCTTCCAAAGGTGGTCCATCTCAAATTAGAGATATAAATGGGGTCAGCACTCAAGCTCAGCTCTTACAGTCTGACAATCCTCAAATGGGGAGGAGTGAAATTGTTGAAGTAGCAACTTCTCCTAGAGAACCCAGAGATAATGAACACACAGATAATCATGCAGTATCTGGGAAAAGAGGTTCGGGAGCTTCATGGGTGGGAGAAAGGCCAGCTTCTTCAATGAAATCAACCATGGATTCACTCCCACAAAGGAGAAAGATTGGGGAACAAATTCAGAGCCAGAGCCTTGTTAGAAGCAAGGTGTCTCTGGCCCACGTACTTCAGCAGGCAGAAGGATGTACCCAGCGAAATGGATGGTCAAAACGCAGAGCAGTTTCCATTGCTGAAAAGCTTGAACAAGAAAATTT
- the LOC122277440 gene encoding ubiquitin domain-containing protein 1-like, which yields MGCTGSSRAKGDENAQKIRKPKPWKHSEPITRTQLVQMRDEFWDTAPHYGGQKEIWEALRAATEADLTLAQVIVDSAGVIVQSADLTICYDERGAKYELPKYVLSEPINLMQDS from the exons ATGGGTTGTACCGGATCGTCTCGGGCCAAAGGGGATG AGAACGCTCAGAAAATTCGGAAGCCGAAACCTTGGAAGCATTCTGAACCGATCACAAGGACACAATTAGTGCAGATGCGTGATGAATTTTGGGATACCGCTCCTCACTATGGTGGCCAGAAAG AGATATGGGAGGCACTTCGAGCTGCTACTGAAGCTGACTTAACTCTTGCACAAGTGATTGTGGATAGTGCTGGTGTGATCGTTCAGAGTGCTGATTTGACAATCTGCTACGACGAGAGAG GTGCAAAATATGAACTACCCAAGTATGTTTTGAGCGAGCCAATCAATTTGATGCAAGATAGTTGA